The segment CGATCCGGCACCAGCGCGAGAAGCTCGACCGGGAGCTGGCGGAGCTCGAGCGGCAGGACGCGCAGCGGATCGACGCGGAGCGCCGGGCGGCCGAAGAGGCCGCGCGGCGAGCCGCCACTGACCGGGCGAGCGGATCCGGAGCGGGACAGTCGACCGCCGTAGGCGGCACCCGAGGTGGCCCCCCCGCCACCAGCGGTACCGGAAGCAGGCAACCCACAGCCCCGCCACCGACGGTCGCCCCTCCCGCCAGCGGTGGCGGGCTGTGGATCTGCCCGGTGCAGGGTGCACGGACATTCGTCGACTCCTGGGGTGCCCCGCGGCCCGGTGGGCGGGCACACCAGGGGGTCGACATCATGGCCCCGCGAGGCACCCCGGTGGTGACCCCGGTCAGCGGGATGGTGCAGCTGAAGACCGGTGGCATCGGAGGGCTCACCTTCCGCCTCCAGGGCGACGACGGCAACTGGTACTACGGCGCCCACCTCGACTCCTACGCCGGGGTCGACGGCCGGCTCCCCGCGGGAACGGTCGTGGGCTACGTGGGCGATACGGGTGACGCCAAGGGCACCGGCACACACCTGCACTTCGAGATCCACATCGGCGGCTACGGCAGACCGGTGAACCCGTATCCCACCGTGGCCAGGTACTGCTGAAGTGGAGCCGGCCGAGCTGGCGAGCGCGCTCGGCAGCCACTTGGGAGGCGAGGTGGGCGATCTGCGCCGGCTCTCCGGCGGCGCCTCGCGCGAGACCTTCGGTCTGGAGCTCGACGGCCGGCCGTTGATCCTGCAACGGGTACGACCGGGTCCGGTCGCCGGGTCGTTCTCCATGGAGGCCGAGGCGGAGCTGCTGGCCGCGGCGGCGCGAGCCGGCGTCCCCGTGGCCAGGGTCATGGCGGCGTCGGATGACCCGAGCATCCTCGGCGCGCCGTTCATCGTGACGGAACGGCTGGAAGGGGAGACCATCGCCCGGCGGATCCTGCGCGACGACCGCTTCGCCACCGCGCGGGGGGTCCTCGTCGGCCAGTGCGCGGTGGCGCTGGCTCGCATCCACCGGCTCTCGGCGGACGATGCCTCCGGGCTGCGCGTCCAGGACCAGCTAGGGGAGCTGCGGCGCCTGGTGGACGCGCTCGGCGGGGCGCACCCCGCGTTCGAGCTGGCATTCCGCTGGTTGGAGGCCAACCGGCCGCCACCGGCCACACCGTCGGTGGTCCACGGCGACTTCCGGCTCGGCAACCTCCTCGTGGCCCCCGGGGGCTTGGTGGCGGTGCTCGACTGGGAGCTAGCCCACCTCGGCGACCCCCTGGCCGACCTCGGGTGGTTCACCATCCGGGCCTGGCGGTTCGGAGGAACCGGGGAGGTCGCCGGCTTGGGCTCGCTCGACGAGCTGCTCGCCGGCTACGAGGCGGCCGGTGGCCTGCCCGTGGACCGGGAGGCGCTGTACTGGTGGCAGGTCCTCGGCACCTTGCGGTGGGGCGTCATCTGCCTGCTGCAGGCGTCCGCGCACCTGAGCGGTGCTAGCCGGTCGGTCGAGCTGGCCGCGATCGGGCGGCGGGTCTGTGAGACCGAGTACGACCTGCTGAGGATGCTCCCGTGAGCGCACCCCACGATCGGCCCACGGCAGCGGAGTTGGTGGAGGCGGTCCGCGAGCTGCTCGAGCACGACGTGCTCGACCTCACCGAGGGGCGGGTGCGGTTCCACGTGCGGGTGGCCATGAACGTGTTGAGGATGGTGGAGCGCGAGCTCGCCGAAGGCCCGGCGATGGCCGCGGCCCACGCCCGGCGCCTCGAACAGGTGGGCTTCACGAGTGATGCCGAGCTCGCGGCCGCCATCCGGGCCGGTGCCCTCGACCCGCGCTACGACGAGGTCAAGGCGGTGATCTATGGCAGCGTGGTCGACAAGCTGCGAGTGGCTAACCCCGAGTACCTGGAGCCCGAGGACCGCGGTTGATCGGCCCCCTGGGGGTGTCCGACGGAGGGCTCAGGCGCCCGTGGCGTGGTACCCGCCGTCGACGTGGAGCATCTCGCCGGTGGTCAGGGGGAACCAGTCCGAGAGGAGCGCTACACACGCTTTCGAGACCGCGTCGGCGTCCTTGACGTTCCAACCCAGAGGGGCGCGGTCGGCCCACACGTCCTCGAAGGTGGAGAAGCCGGGGATCGAACGGGCGGCGACGGTCTTGATGGGACCGGCAGCGACGAGGTTCACCCGGATCCCCTGGGGGCCGAGGTAGCGGGCGAGGTAGCGGGCGGTGGACTCGAGCGCGGCTTTCGCCACTCCCATCCAGTCGTAGGCGGGCCAGGCCACGGTGGCGTCGAAGTCGAGGGCGACGATCGACCCGCCCGCGCTCATCAGCGGTGCGACCGCGTCGGCGAGCGCCTTCAGGGAGTACGCGGAGACGTTCAGCGCCACACCGACGTCCTCCCAGGTGGCGTCGAGGAAGGTGCCGCCCAGGCACACCGGCGGAGCGAAGCCGATGGCGTGCAGTGCGCCGTCGACACGACCCCATCGATCTGCGAGCTGCTCGCGAAGCTCACCGGGGTGTGAGGCATCGGTGGCGTCGAACTCGAGCACCTCGGGCTCCATCGGCAGTTTCGACGCGGCGCGCCTGGTGTTCTTCATCACCTTGCCGACACTGGTGAGCAGCAGCTCCGCGCCTTGCTCCTGGGCGAGCTTGGCCACCCCGAACGCCAGTGACGCCTCGGTGAGCACACCGGTGACGACGAGACGCTTTCCTTCCAGCAGACCCATGGGACCTCCGACCGCGACGGCGGTGGGCACGTTACCGGCCACGGCGGCCATGCCTGATTCGTCGTCAGGGTTTGGACCGCCGTGTCGGGTCATCGCCTAGGGTGGCGGTGTGCAGATCGGGATTCTTGGTGCAACCGGTCCGGCGGGCAGCGGTCTCGCTGCTCGCCTGGCATCCGTGGGCTTCGAGGTGGTGGTCGGTTCACGGTCGAAGTACCGGGCCATGGAGGTGCGCGACGGGCTGCTTTCCCGCTGGGAGGGCCGGAGCCTGGCCATCGACGCGGCCGACAACGAAGGGGCCGCCGCCGCCGAGGTTGTGGTGATCGCCACGCCGTGGGACGCCGCGGCAGCCACCGCCAAGTCGGTGGCCAGGCAGCTCCAGGGCAAGGTCGTGATCTCGATGGCCAACGCCTTGGCGAAGGTGGGCCACGAGTTCCAACCGCTGGTGCCCCCGCGCGGGTCCGTGGCCGCGTCGGTGCAGGCGGCCGTGCCGAGGTCGCGGGTCGCCGCGGCCTTGCACCACGTGCCGGCCAAGGAGCTGGGCGACCTCAACGGCGCGGTGGAGAGCGACGTGCTGGTGTGCTCCGATCATCCGGCAGCCACGGAGACGACCATCGACATCGTCTCGAAGATCCCCGATCTCCGCCCGCTCGACGCCGGCGAGCTGTCGAACGCGGCGCCGATCGAGGCCTTCGCCGCCGTCCTGCTGCAGCTGAACATCCGCTACAAGACCCGGGCCGCGGTTCGCTTCACCGGCATCAACGTCGATCACTGACCGTCGAGCCCGGCGAGGGAGGTCGCCCGGCGCGTCACGGCGCCGGTACCCTGCCGGCGATGGGATCCGGTGACGGCAGCACCCTGCGCGACGAGCCGTGGCGTGACCTGCCGCCCATGCGCTTGTACGACACCGCCCGCCAGGCCATCGTGCCGTTCGAGCCGGGGCGAGTGGTCACGATGTACACCTGCGGCATCACCCCCTACGACGCGACCCATATCGGTCACGCCGCGACCTACCTCACCTACGACGTGCTGCAACGCCGCCTGCGGGACCGGGGGCACGAGACCCGCTGCGTGCGCAACGTCACCGACGTCGACGACGACATCCTCCGCAAGGCACGGCAGTTGGGCGTCCATTACCTCGACCTGGCCGCGGCCGAGACCGCCCGCTTCGACGCCGACATGGAAGCCCTCGACGTGCTGCCGTGTTGGAGCGAGCCTCGGGCCACCTCCGCCATTGCCGACATCCGTGGCTTCATCGGCATGGTCCTCGACCGGGGCCATGCCTACCAGAGTGGGGGCGCGGTCTACTTCGACGTCAGCTCCTTCGAGCGCTTCGGGCAGATCAGCCACCTGTCCCGGGACGAGATGCTCCGGCTGGCCGCGGAGCGCGGGGGGAACCCCGACGACCCGAACAAACGCGACCCGCTCGACTTCGTCCTGTGGCAGCCGTCGGCTGAAGGTGAGCCCGCGTGGGAGTCGCTGTGGGGCCCTGGCCGTCCGGGATGGCACATCGAGTGCTCGGCGCTCGCGCTGCGCGAGCTCGACACCACGATCGACCTGCACGGCGGCGGATCGGATCTGATCTTCCCGCACCACGAGTGCGAGGCCGCCCAGTCGGAAGCGGCGACCGGCCAGCGTTTCGTGCGCCACTGGATGCACCAGGCGATGGTGCGGATGGGCGGCGAGAAGATGTCGAAGTCGCTCGGGAACCTGGTCTTCGTGAGCGACCTGTTGAAGAGCTTCGACCCCCGCGCCATCCGGTTGGCCTGCATCCAGCACCATTACCGCCACAGCTGGGAGTGGACCGACGACCTCATGCCCGAGGCCGCCGAGCGCCTGGAGCGCTGGCAGGCGGCGACGGCCGCACCGGCCTCGACCGCCAGCGATGACACCCTGTCCGAGGTGCGGGCCGCCCTCGACGACGATCTCGACACCCCCCGGGCGGTGGCCGCCGTGGACGCAGCGGCCAGCCGGGGAGAGAGCGTGGGGCATGCCTCGGCGCTCCTCGGCGTCGAGCTCTGATCTGAGCGGGACCAGGTTCGGGCTCGGCCGGGGCGTCCCGGCATGCGCTGTGGGAGAATCGGCGCCATGGGATCGGAGGTCGGGCAGCTCTATCCGGTGGCGAGAGCGATCCTCCGGCCCTGCTTCCGGTTCCTGTGGCGCATCGAGGTGGAGGGCCTCGAGCGGGTCCCCGACCGTGGGCCCGCGATCTTCGCCCCCAACCACCTCTCGGTGATCGATCACTTCGTTCTGGGTGCGGTGCTGCCCCGGCGGATCACCTTCGTCGGCAAGGCCGAGTACCTGGACAGCTGGAAGACGAGGCACCTGTTCCCGGCGCTGGGGATGATCCCGATCGACCGCTCCGGGGGGTCCGCGGCGGAGGCGGCGCTGGCCGCTGCGGCGAGCGTGCTGGAGCGGGGTGAGTTCTTCGGCATCTACCCGGAGGGCACCCGCTCCCGCGACGGCAAGCTCCACCGGGGGCACAC is part of the Rhabdothermincola sediminis genome and harbors:
- a CDS encoding murein hydrolase activator EnvC family protein; translated protein: MRGAASGPLALTVALALLVAVAQPAGAEQTPGLTEARRRATETTRQLARIEAELGELDAQVSRLESERADAESRLEGLRDRVRHVAVERYTSSGSDVELLLGVDINEQERARALARFVTQSDVDAIDEYRATKARLERAAAELAARQEDQQAKLQAIRHQREKLDRELAELERQDAQRIDAERRAAEEAARRAATDRASGSGAGQSTAVGGTRGGPPATSGTGSRQPTAPPPTVAPPASGGGLWICPVQGARTFVDSWGAPRPGGRAHQGVDIMAPRGTPVVTPVSGMVQLKTGGIGGLTFRLQGDDGNWYYGAHLDSYAGVDGRLPAGTVVGYVGDTGDAKGTGTHLHFEIHIGGYGRPVNPYPTVARYC
- a CDS encoding phosphotransferase family protein → MEPAELASALGSHLGGEVGDLRRLSGGASRETFGLELDGRPLILQRVRPGPVAGSFSMEAEAELLAAAARAGVPVARVMAASDDPSILGAPFIVTERLEGETIARRILRDDRFATARGVLVGQCAVALARIHRLSADDASGLRVQDQLGELRRLVDALGGAHPAFELAFRWLEANRPPPATPSVVHGDFRLGNLLVAPGGLVAVLDWELAHLGDPLADLGWFTIRAWRFGGTGEVAGLGSLDELLAGYEAAGGLPVDREALYWWQVLGTLRWGVICLLQASAHLSGASRSVELAAIGRRVCETEYDLLRMLP
- a CDS encoding DUF6285 domain-containing protein, with protein sequence MSAPHDRPTAAELVEAVRELLEHDVLDLTEGRVRFHVRVAMNVLRMVERELAEGPAMAAAHARRLEQVGFTSDAELAAAIRAGALDPRYDEVKAVIYGSVVDKLRVANPEYLEPEDRG
- the fabI gene encoding enoyl-ACP reductase FabI, producing the protein MGLLEGKRLVVTGVLTEASLAFGVAKLAQEQGAELLLTSVGKVMKNTRRAASKLPMEPEVLEFDATDASHPGELREQLADRWGRVDGALHAIGFAPPVCLGGTFLDATWEDVGVALNVSAYSLKALADAVAPLMSAGGSIVALDFDATVAWPAYDWMGVAKAALESTARYLARYLGPQGIRVNLVAAGPIKTVAARSIPGFSTFEDVWADRAPLGWNVKDADAVSKACVALLSDWFPLTTGEMLHVDGGYHATGA
- the npdG gene encoding NADPH-dependent F420 reductase — its product is MQIGILGATGPAGSGLAARLASVGFEVVVGSRSKYRAMEVRDGLLSRWEGRSLAIDAADNEGAAAAEVVVIATPWDAAAATAKSVARQLQGKVVISMANALAKVGHEFQPLVPPRGSVAASVQAAVPRSRVAAALHHVPAKELGDLNGAVESDVLVCSDHPAATETTIDIVSKIPDLRPLDAGELSNAAPIEAFAAVLLQLNIRYKTRAAVRFTGINVDH
- the cysS gene encoding cysteine--tRNA ligase gives rise to the protein MGSGDGSTLRDEPWRDLPPMRLYDTARQAIVPFEPGRVVTMYTCGITPYDATHIGHAATYLTYDVLQRRLRDRGHETRCVRNVTDVDDDILRKARQLGVHYLDLAAAETARFDADMEALDVLPCWSEPRATSAIADIRGFIGMVLDRGHAYQSGGAVYFDVSSFERFGQISHLSRDEMLRLAAERGGNPDDPNKRDPLDFVLWQPSAEGEPAWESLWGPGRPGWHIECSALALRELDTTIDLHGGGSDLIFPHHECEAAQSEAATGQRFVRHWMHQAMVRMGGEKMSKSLGNLVFVSDLLKSFDPRAIRLACIQHHYRHSWEWTDDLMPEAAERLERWQAATAAPASTASDDTLSEVRAALDDDLDTPRAVAAVDAAASRGESVGHASALLGVEL
- a CDS encoding lysophospholipid acyltransferase family protein, whose translation is MGSEVGQLYPVARAILRPCFRFLWRIEVEGLERVPDRGPAIFAPNHLSVIDHFVLGAVLPRRITFVGKAEYLDSWKTRHLFPALGMIPIDRSGGSAAEAALAAAASVLERGEFFGIYPEGTRSRDGKLHRGHTGVARLALRTGAPIFPVGLQGTAEVQPPDAPLPKPFKMMRVRIGRPIDVSRYRDRAGDRLLLRQITDEVMYEIRELSGQEYVDTYATKHGEGVPSEPGRVTHLSGNGVGSGESLQVGSAVYGRPDHDHAA